The window CTTCCTTCCATCCCGACGAAGACCGAGCGTCCTCCGCGTCCCGCCCGACAGCCTTCTTCAGCGATCTCAACGCGAATCGGAAAAGTGCTTCTAGGCCTGGAGTTGCACATTGGAATCTGCCTGGCTGGCGGTGTGCTTCTTGCTCTGTATTTCTTGTTCTTTCTCCCGGCCTCGACGGACGGGATCGAAGTGAACCAGGAGCGGCTGTTCCTGAAACAGAACGGTGTGCTGGCGGGAATAGGCTTGGTTTTGCTGGGCGGACTGCTTATTGTTGCCCGTCAGATCCAGCAAATCTCGGCGGCGCCGAAAGCAGACACAGCGAGCAAAAGCGAACGAAAACTGCCTCAACCTTAGTGGTCCATTTCATAAATACGCTCACGTTCGCGGCAAGGGATTTTTCGGCCAGACGAGGCGCGAGCGACGAGCATATCCCGAAGTGGATCTGTAAGGAGCAAGCAACGAAGTCTGGCGAAAAAGAA of the Verrucomicrobiota bacterium genome contains:
- a CDS encoding DUF4339 domain-containing protein; protein product: MTEGIFYLKLAGKVEGPYTIGQIYDLWAARKINSQTMFARLEAMDKWLPLAELTLTVSPPRPTIPKPAPPEAAPVVPARPRTAPSLRPEDYLPSIPTKTERPPRPARQPSSAISTRIGKVLLGLELHIGICLAGGVLLALYFLFFLPASTDGIEVNQERLFLKQNGVLAGIGLVLLGGLLIVARQIQQISAAPKADTASKSERKLPQP